The following coding sequences lie in one Leucobacter allii genomic window:
- a CDS encoding ABC transporter permease gives MVLITFLATAAVDFMPGSPAVAILGNEATPEQVAALTAQMGLDQPLHARYIEWLSGAARGDLGESIRLQLPVSEVIAQRLPVTIELTILALLIALVLSVPTALVAGANVGGWVDRAASTASSALISLPSFAAAVILIYLLAIRMKIFPVSGWTPFTQDPLGNLQHAFLPALVLGLMEAAMFYRVLRSDVIATVRETFVLAARARGMGKRYVLLRHVLRPSLFSLLTLTGLALGRLLGGAMVVEVLFALPGLGSLLLQSVPSRDIPVIQGVVLVIAVVYVLVNIAVDLIYSAVDPRVRVRSAA, from the coding sequence ATGGTCTTGATCACCTTCCTCGCCACCGCGGCGGTGGATTTCATGCCCGGCTCGCCGGCCGTGGCGATTCTGGGCAACGAGGCGACTCCCGAGCAGGTCGCCGCACTCACCGCCCAGATGGGTCTCGACCAGCCGCTCCACGCCCGCTACATCGAATGGCTGTCCGGCGCGGCGCGCGGCGACCTCGGGGAATCCATCCGGCTCCAGCTGCCCGTGAGCGAGGTGATCGCGCAGCGGCTGCCCGTCACGATCGAGCTGACCATCCTCGCCCTGCTCATCGCGCTCGTGCTCTCGGTGCCGACCGCGCTCGTCGCCGGGGCCAACGTCGGCGGCTGGGTGGATCGCGCGGCCTCCACGGCGTCGAGCGCGCTGATCTCGCTGCCGTCGTTCGCGGCCGCCGTGATCCTGATCTACCTGCTCGCGATCCGCATGAAGATCTTCCCCGTGAGCGGTTGGACGCCGTTCACGCAGGATCCGCTCGGAAACCTGCAGCACGCGTTCCTGCCCGCCCTCGTGCTCGGCCTGATGGAGGCCGCGATGTTCTACCGGGTGCTGCGCAGCGACGTCATCGCCACCGTGCGCGAGACCTTCGTGCTCGCGGCCAGGGCACGGGGCATGGGCAAGCGGTACGTCCTGTTGCGGCACGTGCTGCGGCCGTCGCTCTTCTCGCTGCTCACGCTCACCGGTCTCGCGCTCGGGCGCCTCCTCGGCGGCGCGATGGTCGTCGAGGTGCTCTTCGCCCTGCCCGGCCTGGGGTCTCTCCTGCTGCAGTCCGTGCCGTCGCGCGACATCCCCGTGATCCAGGGTGTAGTGCTCGTCATCGCCGTCGTGTACGTGCTCGTCAACATCGCCGTGGACCTGATCTACTCCGCCGTCGATCCCCGCGTCCGAGTGAGGAGTGCCGCATGA
- a CDS encoding ABC transporter permease — protein MSLVTAPITAPSPVPTTRQSALPLRRPRSGGLARRAGLVFAVVWLLLLTALATSVQWLPIPSYDEIVGAPFQPVFAPDAPLGTDSIGRSIFSRAIYGARASLTLGVVAAAISLVLGGLLGLVAGYYRGVMETVVDLCSEVVQAFPAMLFLVALAAAIRPSLATLTISMAVLMVPAFARMMKGAVLAQTGREFIAAARAQGAGPIRIMFREILPNTLMSIASFAIMVTATLIVIEGSVSFLGYGIPAPQPSWGGMVAESQSQLATHPAAVMIPIVFLFLTVFALNAMSDWLRARFDVGQNQI, from the coding sequence ATGAGCCTCGTAACCGCCCCGATCACCGCGCCGTCCCCGGTGCCGACGACCCGCCAGTCGGCGCTCCCGCTCCGCAGACCCCGGAGCGGCGGCCTCGCTCGGAGAGCGGGACTCGTGTTCGCCGTCGTCTGGCTCCTGCTGCTCACGGCGCTCGCCACGAGCGTCCAGTGGCTGCCGATTCCGAGCTACGACGAGATCGTCGGTGCCCCGTTCCAGCCGGTCTTCGCACCCGATGCGCCGCTCGGCACCGACTCGATCGGCCGGAGCATCTTCTCGCGCGCCATCTACGGCGCCCGGGCTTCCCTCACGCTCGGGGTCGTGGCGGCCGCCATCTCGCTCGTCCTCGGCGGACTGCTCGGGCTCGTCGCCGGGTACTACCGGGGCGTCATGGAGACGGTCGTCGATCTGTGCTCCGAGGTGGTCCAGGCGTTCCCCGCGATGCTGTTCCTCGTCGCGCTCGCCGCGGCGATCCGGCCGAGCCTCGCGACGCTCACGATCAGCATGGCCGTGCTGATGGTGCCCGCGTTCGCCCGCATGATGAAGGGGGCGGTGCTCGCCCAGACCGGCCGCGAGTTCATCGCGGCCGCCCGGGCCCAGGGCGCTGGCCCGATCCGGATCATGTTCCGCGAGATCCTGCCGAACACGCTCATGAGCATCGCGTCGTTCGCCATCATGGTCACCGCGACGCTCATCGTCATCGAGGGGTCCGTGAGCTTCCTCGGATACGGCATCCCCGCCCCGCAGCCCAGCTGGGGCGGCATGGTCGCCGAATCCCAGAGCCAGCTCGCGACGCACCCGGCCGCGGTGATGATCCCCATCGTCTTCCTGTTCCTCACCGTCTTCGCGTTGAACGCGATGAGCGACTGGCTCCGGGCGCGATTCGACGTCGGCCAGAACCAGATCTGA
- a CDS encoding ABC transporter ATP-binding protein: protein MTHTALLATPDEAPAADRILDVEDLSCTLATPRGALRIVDGVSFALHRGETLGIAGESGSGKSMLIRSLMRIAPRSAAIGGRVRFDGVDLLDLPIDRMGAYLGPQMAMVFQDPMTALNPVVPIERQITEGPRRHLRLSRAQAKAKALELLELVGIPEPRKRLRQYPHELSGGMRQRVMIAIALACDPQLLIADEATTALDVTVQKQILDLLQSIQAERRMTVIMVSHDLGVLAGRTDRTLVMYGGRVMEAAPSAALFRDSRHQYTRALLEAIPRMEQPRHSVLRAIPGVPPDPAAAMDGCRFAPRCSAAVERCSLERPPVTRVAGHPGHRFACFAPATPSERRTA from the coding sequence ATGACCCACACTGCACTCCTCGCGACGCCGGACGAGGCGCCCGCGGCGGACCGGATCCTCGACGTCGAGGATCTCAGCTGCACCCTCGCGACGCCGCGCGGCGCGCTCCGCATCGTCGACGGCGTCTCCTTCGCGCTGCATCGGGGCGAGACGCTCGGCATCGCGGGTGAATCGGGCTCGGGCAAGAGCATGCTCATCCGCTCCCTCATGCGCATCGCACCCCGGTCCGCAGCGATCGGGGGACGGGTGCGATTCGACGGCGTCGACCTGCTCGACCTGCCGATCGACCGGATGGGCGCGTATCTCGGCCCGCAGATGGCGATGGTGTTCCAGGACCCCATGACGGCGCTCAACCCCGTCGTTCCCATCGAGCGCCAGATCACCGAGGGGCCGCGCAGGCATCTCCGGCTCTCCCGGGCGCAGGCGAAGGCCAAGGCGCTGGAGTTGCTCGAGCTCGTCGGGATCCCCGAGCCCCGGAAACGGCTGCGGCAGTACCCGCATGAGCTCTCCGGAGGCATGCGGCAGCGCGTCATGATCGCGATCGCGCTCGCCTGCGATCCGCAGCTGCTCATCGCCGACGAGGCGACGACGGCGCTCGACGTCACGGTGCAGAAGCAGATCCTCGATCTCCTGCAGTCGATCCAGGCGGAGCGCCGCATGACCGTCATCATGGTCAGCCACGACCTCGGCGTGCTGGCCGGGAGGACCGATCGCACGCTCGTGATGTACGGCGGTCGGGTCATGGAGGCCGCGCCGAGCGCGGCGCTCTTCCGGGACTCGAGACATCAGTACACCCGGGCGCTGCTCGAGGCGATCCCCAGGATGGAGCAGCCGAGGCACAGCGTGCTGCGCGCGATACCCGGCGTGCCGCCCGACCCCGCCGCGGCTATGGACGGGTGCCGCTTCGCGCCGCGCTGCAGCGCGGCCGTCGAGCGATGCTCCCTCGAGCGGCCTCCGGTGACCCGGGTTGCGGGCCACCCCGGTCATCGCTTCGCCTGCTTCGCGCCGGCGACGCCGTCAGAGAGGAGGACGGCATGA